Below is a window of Kosakonia cowanii JCM 10956 = DSM 18146 DNA.
CCGGTTTATGGTTGATATTGATCAGTCGAGACGCGTCTCGATGCTGGCAGAGCGATTCGCCCAAAGTGTTTCGACAAGCTGGGATTTAGACGCCTACAGCACTGAAATCCTGCATGTCGCCTGCGAACTGCATGAAATCGGCTTAAGCATTGAATTTAAGCAGGCACCGCTTCATGCCGCCTGGCTGGTGCGTAACCTTGATTTGCCGGGCTTTACCCCCGCGCAGAAAAAGCTGCTCGCCACGCTGCTGCTTAACCAGACCAATGCAGTCGATCTCTCCTCTCTGCATCAGCAAAACGCCGTCCCACCACGCGTGGCGGAGCATCTCTGCCGCCTGCTGCGCCTGGCGATTATTTTCGCCAGCCGTCGTCGTGATGATTTGCTGCCGGAAATCTCGGTCACCGCGCAGGGTGAACAGCTCACGCTGGCGCTACCGCCGGGCTGGCTGGCGAGCCATCCGCTGGGCGCAGAGCTGATCGATCAGGAGAGCCAGTGGCAAAGCTACGTTCACTGGGCGCTGGTTATTCGCTAAGCACCTCAATCTATTGCCGCGAAGTCTTTTCGCGGCGATAAATCGATTACCCTACCTCACCTTTTTCGCCAGCGTCACGCTGAACAGTCCCCAGCCATCTACCCGCTGAGTCACTTTGGCAAAACCGGCCCGCTTCACCATCTGATCGATCTCACGCTGGGCGCGCCGACGCAGTAACCAGAACGCGCCTTTTTGGTGGCTGGGCAATACGCGCGCCATCAGCGCCAGTTTTGGGTTCCACAGCTTGGTCGTATAGACCAGATATCCCCCTTTCTTCACCGCGTTGGCGAGGCCATTGAGCGAGGCCAGCACCAGGTTGTTATCGCTGAAGAGTTCATAGAAGCCCGACACCACCGCCAGAGTACGGTCGGCAGGTAACGTCGCGAGATCGGCGGGTGAAAAAGCATCGCCCTGCTCGAAGCGCGCGCGCTCATTTAATCCTCGCTGCAGCAGCAGACGGTTCCCCTCCTCCACATTGGCAGCATCAAAATCGCGCAGCAGAAGATGCTCCACCGGCGGCTCTATTTTTTCAATCGCGTCGAGAATATAGCGGCCCTGGCCGGCGGCGATATCCAACAGGCGTACCACCTGACCCTGCTGCGCCAGAAGCGACGCCGCCATTGCGATCAGGGCTTCAACTTGATGTTTGCGCTGTCGCGTACAGCGCCAGCCAAGCGTATTGAGGTAGTAGCGATCAACCGCTCTGCCCACAGCGCCTTTACCCGTCGGTTGATTTTGATAGACATACTCCAGCGACGCGCCGGAGTCGAAACCGGTCTCCAGCCCTATTCGAATCCCCGAAGAGCAGTGCCCCAGGACGCGCAGCGCAAAATTTGCCAGCATCCAGTAGCCGCGCCGTAACAGAGCTTTTTCCGGCATACGTAACCTCTCATACTCCTCCCATGTTGCGCCCTGCTGCCAGGAATCAAATAGCGAAGGCACCGGGTGATGCTGAGAGAAGTGCAGCCGCAAAAAGGCGCGTGTCTGGGCCAGCATAGCCCTGTCCCATAACTGACCAGGACAGCCGAAGCCGCTATCCGGCTTCATTAACACCGTTTTTGCGCTGCTACCCAGATTGGCATAAAAAGTCATTAACGTACCCGCAACGGCCCTGCGATCGGTTTGCGTCAACACAAGCTGCGTCGGCGTCGGCCAGGCGAATGCGCTGCGAAAGATACGCTGGCTGGTATAGCGCAGATCGCGCAGCGTGTTCCACGCCTTTGGCTTTTTAAGCAACGCCAATAAGAGATCGCGTTTTCTCAGCAAAAAGCGCGGCGAGAAGAGCGTAACGGAGCGGATCTCCGGGGCATAATCCACCATCCATGCGGCGATAACTACCGCGCACTCATGGTGCGCCATCAGGGCAATATCCTGCGTGCGCAGCCCGTGCTGCATGGTTATATGCTCAATAAATTGCTGAAAATAATAGCTTTGTAGCGAGAGCACCGATGAACCATCGGGCGTCTCTGCGTTGATCGTGCCGGGGGTGAAATCGATGGCGAAAAAGGTACACTCCGGCAGCCCGAGTGCGGCAATTTTCTCTTTAAGATCCGCGTTGCGATACCACAACACGATGGCCGCCGCAGGTCCATTTTGCGCGCGCGCCGGAAAGAGCTGGTAAGGTATTTGCTGATTGTCATGGCTGACAAAGTGCTGCATCTGACTGGTCTGCGTCATCATCACTCTTCTGCATGTTATTCGCTGATGCCCAACGGGCGTCAGGCATCAGCGAGAGTAGAACGTTACCCTCAGGCACCTGCGCGAATACGCTGCGCGATCTTCTCTAACAAACGCGGCTCCCACTCGTTGTCCCAGCGTTCAACCAGCGATTTGCGGCGAGCCAGGATCTCCGGCTCTCTGGCATTGAACCCTTCTACGATGTATTTCTTCGCCATCTGCTCGCGATACTGGTAGGCCACGCTGTTGGTGATCTGCTCAACGGTAAGCTCTTGGTTAAGCATTCTGGCGACATGCAGAGTTGAAAGCAGGACCTGGCTGGCAAGCAGGTCGCGGCTATGGATATGTTGATCGACTAAGGCGCGGGTCCAGACTTTCTCCTGATAAATAGTTTCGAACGCCTCGATGGAAACGCAGCAGTGCTCCATCTCTTCGGTGTAGTGATAGCCCAGTAAATAGAGCACGCCGAGGTTGCCAGACAAATTACTCACCAATTCAAAGCGGCCGTTTTCGAACAGGTTTTCAAAGAAAGAGAGCCCGGTCATGCACACCTGGCTTTCAAATATCGCGATGCTGCGTACCGCCTCTTTAAAAAAGGCACCCTCAGCTTTTTTGCCGCTCGCCTTATCGCGCTCGATGCCGCCGATAATCGGCTCGGCCATCTCTTTATAAGCACCGTACAGAAAATCATAAACGCGCGGGTGGAACTTCTCCCGAACCGGTGGAGCGATGCCTTTGGTAATAAAGTTATTGAGTTTCCGGTGTGCCGCCGCGTGCCTCTTTTCTTGCGTCACAAAGACGGCGAAGCGCTCATCCTTTTGCGGCGATCCCTGAATAAACTCATCGTAGTAATCACCAATGCGCTCACCGTAGAATTCGAAGAACTCCAGCACATAAGATGTACCAAGGCCAATAAGCGAAGAGACGGGATCGGGGTTCCACTGAAAATTAAAATTCTCATTCAACTCCATCACGCCATACACTTCCTGCGGTACCGCTCTTAATTTAAGATCCATACTCTTTTCCTCTTCATTTGAACGTCCTGATCAAATGGACAAGCCGCCGTCGATAACAAAGGTCTGTCCGGTGATATGTTTCCCGCCTCTACCGAGCAGAAAAGCAACCATGAGCGCCACATCTTCGGGCTGGCCCAGCTTCCTCAGCGGGGTCATTTTGACAAGCTGTGAAACGGCTTTTTCCGGGAGCGCCGAAAGCATGTCGGTCTTCACCGGGCCGGGCGCGATGCAGTTCACGCGAATATTAAAATTGCCCACTTCCCTGGCCAGCGTTTTGGTAAAGCCATACTGCGCGGATTTTGATGCTGAATAGTTCGCCTGACCGACGTTGCCGCGTAAGCCAGCCACAGAATTAATATTGATAATGCAGCCATCCCTCTGCATTAACATCTCATTAAGCAGACAGTGATTGAGATAAAAGAGCGAGTTGAGGTTGGTATTAATCACATCCAGCCAGTCATCCAGGCTCATAGTAAAGCTGAGCGCATCTTTAGTAATGCCGGCGTTATTAATAATCGCGTAGGGAGTGCCATGATTTTTACGCAATGTTTCGCTGAGTGCTTTCACCGATTCAACGCTCGCCACATCACAGGGGTAGCACCAGCAAACCTCGTGATTAACGTTAAGCGAGTGCATAAGCACGGCCGCAAGCGCGCTATTATTTTTGTAGGTAAAAACAACATGATAATCTTGCCGCACCAGCTCTTTGACAATAGCAGCCCCGATGCCACGGCTACCTGCCGTGACTAAAACCCATTTCTTGTTACCCATTTTGTTAATCCTTTAACTTTCCTGCGAGCGATCGTAAATTCTGGTTAAACAATCGATAGAGGACTGGAAAATAATCTCATCATTCTCCAGCACATGAATAGTAAAGGTGTTGTAAGCAGAATCCTTATCGATATAAATATCTTTATCTTCGACCAGATACTGGAGGTGAGAATAGTTTAATTCGCCGCCGGTAATTAATCGCTGGTGAATAAATATCTTATTCGCCACATGATAGGTCGTAATATTTTCTAAAGGATGATGTTTAGCTATTTTCTCAGCCTGCTTTTTAAAGTAGTCATCTTTCCGTTGATTAAAACAAATTGAAAAGAGCAACGTATCAAACATGACCCATTGATGGGTGATGTGTGGATAACAGAGCCTCAATTGTTCAAGGTGCGTCTGGATAGTTTGCCCGTTGACTGCCACAGGACAGGCGCATACGGGGGGATCCGGCGGCTTTTGCGCTAAAACCGCCGCCGTAATAGCGATATTCTGCGGATCACTGCCTACTTTAACCGCGACACTTCTCCTCTCCCCGTCACTCTTCACGCTTATCTCAATGTCCGTATCTATCGGCACCGGCTTTTTAATATAGAAATGGAGCATAGAGGTTTGCTCGAGGCTCTCCGCCAGCAGTAACTTCGCATCAAGCAAAGTGAGCATGCCCTGCACGATAATACCTTTCAGGCCATTTTTTATGGCAAAGGCTTTATCAAAGTGAACACGATTACGATCGCCGGAGAATTGCGCCCACCGCTCGATATCCTGCGCACCATAGCGTCTTATCATGCGGAGAACCTCTTCAGGACCAGGCAGCTGTTTGCCCCGCCGAAGCCGTAATTCACATTCACAACGTGATCTAATTTCTGACCGAACAGATGGTTATTCGGGACATAGTTAAGATCGCACTTCGGGTCTGGCCGTTGAAGATTTATCGTCGCCGGGATCATCCGATCGGCCATGCTTTTCAGGCAGAATATCGTTTCCGCCCCGCCAGCCGCAGCAATAAGATGGCCCGTATAAGATTTGGTACTGGAGACCGGAATAGCCTGCGCCCGCTCGCCAAACACCTCTTTTAACACCAGCGTTTCGTTGTAATCATTCATCGGCGTCGAGGTACCGTGGGCATTGATATAGTCAATATCCTCAACCCCAAGCCCCGCATACGCCATCGCCCGCTGGATGGTGGTCACTCTGCCAATAAGATCGGGCGCAGGCGCGGTGAGATTAACGTAAGCGTCGCTGTGATTCGCATAGCCCACCACTTCACCGTAGATGGTCGCGTTACGCGCCAGCGCATCTTCCAGCCGCTCAAGGCAGACTGTTGCGGCGCCCTCGGAGAGGATAAATCCGCTTCTGTCGAGGCTGAAAGGACAGCAGGCCTTAACAACGTCCTGCTGCTCTTTCGACAAGGCACCAAGAATATCGACAGACCAGACGGTGAAAGGCTGCATCAGGCTTTCGCCGCCACCGGCAATCATCATGCGCGCTTTTCCGCTGCGGATAATTTCATAGGCATCGCCGATCGCAATATTACCCGTGGCACAGGCGGCAACCGGGCTATTTTGATAGCCCCTGAGCTTCCAGTTGACGGTGATAAGTGAAGTGCCGATGCTCGGCATCGAGTGAAAACAGCTGTGCGCCGACGCAGTCAGCGAATGGGGATCGGAATAGGCGTAATAGTTGATAGTTGAGCAATCAAACCCTGCCCAGCCGGTACCAAAGATGACGCCACAGTCGCATGGATCGTAGTGGGAGAAAATATCCTGCTCGTTACCGAAGGCCATGGTGATGGTCTCATCGGCGGCAATCAGGCCAAACTCGGCAAAACGCGGGGCGTTTTTAAGGACTTTTCTGGAGAAGCGGGAGAGATTAAGGGGAGAAGTTACCCGACCGAAAAATTTAGCACCGACGCCTTTTCCCGGGTCGTCCCATATTTCATACCCTGATTTTTTATCGCGTATCGCTTGCCATATTTGCTCGCTATTCTCGCCTAATGAGCAAATGGCGCCATAGCCGGTAATAACAACGCGTTGTCCGTGATGTGCAACAGCATCCATTTTATTCCCCCTGAAAAACGTTCTTTTGCAAATAGCGGATTAAATCGCCGTAGGTTTCAGCCTGCGACTGGGCTAATGCATTCAAATCGATATCAATGCCGAGCACTGTTTTCGCTTCGACTTTAATTGTCACAAAATCAAGACTAACCAGTTCCAGCGCTTCGAGGGGGGTATCGTGATTAAGCTCTGCGATATCATAATCCGTTAGCTTATCAATTAACGACCGTAGAAAATGATCGAGATTTTCGCTCATATTCATATCCTTATAAACATGTTTAGACAATAAATATAAATAACTGATATACAGTAGAGGTTGTGGCACAAATCAAACTACAAGCGCCCTTTAATAATGTCAAAGATTATACGAGATATATCTCTACATTTAATAAGAGTGAGAAGAGGGTCACGATTAATAATGAAGAAAATGAAGTATGCAATAAATATGCTTCAATAGAAAATAAATTTCCGAATAATATTTAAAGAAATAAAAACAGAAGCTTCCTGATAATTATTCGGGAAGCTTCCGTTTATTTTATTGGCCCTTCGCTTTTGCCAGCATGGCGCGAATAGTGGCGACGTTGGCCTGGCCTTTATGCATCCGCTCTTCAGCGCTGATGACTTTGCGCTCCTGCTCCCAAATAAGATCGTCCTGCGGCAGCTCCAGCAAGAAGCGGCTCGGCTCCGGGCGCACCAGCTCGCCATACTGGCGACGCTCTTTGCAGAGGGTAAAGATCAGCTCTTTTTGCGCGCGGGTAATGCCCACATAAGCCAGACGTCGCTCTTCGTCGACGTTATCCTCATCAATACTGCTCTGGTGCGGTAACAGCCCCTCCTCCATGCCGACTAAAAAGACATAGGGGAATTCGAGGCCTTTCGAGGCGTGCAGGGTCATTAACTGCACCTGATCCGATTCATCATCGCTTTCGCCGCGCTCCATCATATCGCGCAGGGTAAAGCGCGTGACCACTTCGGCCAGCGTCATCGCTTCATCCAGCTCGTTGCCTTCGAGCATCTCAGTCATCCAGCCAAACAGCGTATTGACGTTTTTCATCCGCATCTCAGCGGCTTTCGGGCTGGGCGAAGTTTCAAATAGCCAGGATTCGTAATCAATGCCGTGAATCAAATCGCGCACTGCGGCGATTGGTTCGCGTTCCGCCAGCCGCTGGATTTCGCCTAACCATTGGGTAAAGCGCGTTAACGCTTCATAACCACGCCCGGTGAGCGTCTGGTTGAGGCCGACATCAAAGCTGGCGGCAAACAGGCTCTTATTGCGCACCATCGCCCATTCGCCCAGTTTTTGCAGCGTCGCGGAACCAATCTCGCGCTTCGGCGTATTAACGATGCGCAGAAAGGCGCTGTCATCATCGCTATTGGTGAGTACGCGCAGGTAAGCGAGCAGATCCTTAATTTCCGGGCGCGAGAAGAACGAGGTGCCGCCGGAAATTTTGTAAGGAATGCGGTTCTGCATCAGGAATTTTTCAAACACGCGCGACTGATGGTTGCCGCGATAGAGGATCGCATAATCCTTATATTGCGTTTTATTGATGAAGTGATGGGCGATCAGCTCGCCGGTCACGCGCTCGGCCTCATGCTCTTCATGGTTGGCGCTAAGAACTTTTAATTCCGTGCCGTAGCCCAGCTCCGAAAAGAGACGCTTTTCAAAAACGTGCGGGTTATTGGCAATCAGGATGTTGGCCGCTTTCAGAATGCGCCCGGAAGAGCGGTAGTTCTGCTCCAGCTTCACCACCTGCAGCGCAGGGAAATCCTGGCTTAACAGAACGAGGTTTTGCGGACGCGCGCCGCGCCAGGAGTAGATCGACTGGTCGTCATCCCCTACCACCGTAAAACGCGCGCGCTGGCCAACCAGCAGTTTTACCAGCTCATACTGGCTGGTGTTGGTGTCCTGGTACTCATCCACCAGCAGATAGCGGATTTTGTTCTGCCAGCGCTCGCGCACCTCTTCATTTCGCTGTAACAGCAGCGTCGGCAGCAAAATCAGATCGTCAAAGTCGAGAACGTTACACGCCTTCATATGCGCGTCGTACAGACCATAGCAGTGCGCGAAAATGCGATCCCGCTCGCCCGCCGCCTGCGCAGCAGCCTGCTGCGGCGTCAGCAGATCGTTTTTCCAGTTAGAGATCGTTGAGATCAGCTGTTGCAGCACGACCTTATCGTCATCGATCACCCCTTCGGTAAGATCCTTCAGCAGCGCCACCTGATCGGTATCGTCAAACAGTGAGAAGTTGGCTTTCATGCCCAGCGCAGCATATTCACGCTTGATGATGGTCAGCCCCAGCGTATGGAAGGTGGAGATCATCAATCCGCGCGCCTCTTTGCGCCCCAATGTCTGCGCCACGCGCTCTTTCATTTCGCGCGCCGCTTTATTGGTAAAGGTGACGGCGGCAATATGTTTCGCCTGATAGCCGCAGCCGCGGATCAGGTGGGCGATCTTATTGGTGATCACGCGTGTTTTACCGGATCCCGCGCCTGCAAGCACCAGGCAAGGTCCGGTGACAAATTCGACGGCTTGTTGTTGTCCGGGGTTTAAACGCATAAAGAAACATCACTCAATGAAAGTCAGGGAAAATACACCGATTCGGCAAGGCGACGACGGGCCAACAAAGAGGCAGGCTGAAGGCCGAAGTGTATAAAGGCGTGGTAGTATAGCCAGCCTCAATAACCTCACTCAAGGCACGATCATGGCAAAAACCGCAGCAGCACTGCATATCCTTGTTAAAGAAGAGAAACTGGCGCTGGACCTGCTGGAGCAGATCAAAAACGGCGGCGATTTCGAGAAGCTGGCGAAAAAACACTCTATCTGCCCGTCAGGCAAGAAGGGCGGTCACTTAGGTGAATTCCGCCAGGGCCAGATGGTTCCGGCGTTCGATAAAGTGGTCTTCTCCTGCCCGGTGCTGGAGCCAACCGGCCCGCTGCACACCCAATTCGGTTATCACATCATCAAAGTGCTGTACCGCAACTAATAAAAAAGCCCGGTAACATTTACCGGGCTTCTGTTACTGTTGTGCGAAAATCAGCCTGCGACGGCGATACGCTTCATATCTTTCATATATCCACGCAGTTTGTGACCCACTTTCTCAATCTCATGGCTGCGAATCGCTTCATTCACATCACGCAGCTGCGCGTTATCTACCGCACCTTCAGCAATCGCTTTGCCCAGATCGCCGGTCTGCAGCGTGGTCATAAACTCTTTCAGCAGCGGCACACAGGCATATGAGAAGAGGTAGTTACCGTACTCGGCGGTATCGGAGATCACCACGTTCATTTCGTACAGACGCTTACGCGCGATGGTATTGGCGATCAGCGGCAGCTCGTGCAGAGACTCGTAGTACGCCGACTCTTCGATGATGCCGGAAGCGACCATGGTTTCGAATGCCAGCTCAACGCCCGCTTTCACCATCGCGATCATCAGTACGCCTTTGTCGAAGTACTCCTGCTCGCTGATTTTGCCTTCATACTGCGGCGCGGTTTCAAACGCGGTTTTACCGGTCTCTTCACGCCAGGTCAGCAGTTTCTTATCGTCGTTCGCCCAGTCAGCCATCATGCCGGAGGAGAATTCGCCGGAGATGATGTCATCCATATGCTTCTGGAACAGCGGTGCCATAATGCCTTTCAGCTGCTCGGAGAGCGCATAAGCACGCAGTTTCGCCGGGTTGGAGAGTCGGTCCATCATCAGTGTGATACCGCCCTGCTTCAGCGCTTCGGTGATGGTCTCCCAGCCGAACTGAATCAGTTTTTCCGCATAGGCCGGATCGGTACCTTCCGCCACCAGCTTGTCAAAGCAGAGCAGCGAGCCCGCCTGCAACATGCCGCAGAGGATAGTCTGCTCGCCCATCAGGTCAGATTTCACTTCGGCAACGAAGGAGGATTCCAGCACGCCAGCGCGATGACCGCCGGTCGCTGCGGCCCAGGCTTTGGCAATCGCCATGCCTTCGCCTTTCGGATCGTTTTCCGGGTGAACCGCAATCAGCGTCGGCACGCCGAAACCACGTTTATACTCTTCGCGCACTTCGGTACCCGGACACTTCGGTGCCACCATTACTACGGTGATATCTTTACGGATCTGCTCGCCCACTTCGACGATGTTGAAACCGTGAGAGTAACCAAGCGCCGCGCCATCTTTCATCAGCGGCTGAACGGTACGCACAACGTCAGAGTGCTGTTTGTCCGGCGTCAGGTTTACCACCAGATCCGCCTGCGGGATCAGCTCTTCGTAAGTGCCGACTTTAAAACCGTTTTCAGTCGCTTTACGCCAGGAGGCGCGCTTCTCAGCAATGGCTTCTGCACGCAGGGCGTAAGCGATATCCAGACCGGAGTCACGCATATTCAGCCCCTGGTTGAGACCCTGCGCGCCACAGCCGACGATGACCACTTTTTTACCCTGAAGGTAGCTTGCGCCATCAGCAAATTCTTCACGCGTCATAAAGCGACATTTGCCCAGCTGCGCCAGCTGCTGGCGCAGGTTCAGTGTATTAAAGTAGTTAGCCATGGTGTACTCCGTAGATGTTGTGTCGTGCTTATTGTTCGATTCGCTGTTGCGCGAGGTTGAACCCACTATATGTCAGGAAATGCGTTGCTTAAATTGATATATTAACAATGTGACATTGCAATTTTTGCAATGTAATTTTGTGGAGCGGGTCTCATGGATTTACGCGATCTGAAAATGTTTCTGCACCTGGCGGAGAGCCGCCATTTTGGCCGCAGCGCGCGCGCCATGCACGTCAGCCCCTCAACACTTTCGCGCCAGATCCAGCGGCTGGAAGAAGATCTCGGCCAACCGCTCTTTGTACGTGATAACCGCACCGTCACGCTGACCGAAGCGGGCGAAGAGCTACGGGTTTTCGCCCAGCAGACGTTATTGCAGTATCAGCAGCTGCGGCACACTCTCGATCAGCAAGGCCCATCGCTCTCTGGCGAACTGCATCTCTTCTGTTCTGTGACTGCGGCGTATAGCCATTTACCGCCGATACTCGATCGTTTTCGCGCGGAACACCCGTCGGTGGAGATTAAGCTCTCTACCGGCGATGCCGCCGATGCGATGGAAAAAGTGGTGACCGGCGAAGCGGATCTGGCGATTGCCGGCAAACCGGAGACGTTGCCAGGTGCCGTAGCCTTTTCAATGCTGGAGAATCTCGCGGTCGTGCTGATTGCCCCGGCGCTGCCCTGCCCGGTACGCAACCAGGTCTCGCAGCCCGATCCGGACTGGTCGACGGTGCCGTTTATTCTGCCGGATCAGGGGCCGGTGCGCCGCCGTATTGAACTCTGGTTCCGCCGCCATAAAATCAGCAACCCGTCGATTTATGCCACTGTCGGCGGTCACGAAGCGATGGTTTCGATGGTTGCGCTGGGCTGTGGCGTAGCGCTAATCCCTGAAGTGGTGCTGGAGAATAGCCCTGAGCCGGTGCGCAACCGCGTGATGATCCTTGAGCGTAGCGATGAAAAAACGCCGTTCGAGCTTGGCGTCTGCGCACAAAAAAAGCGGCTGCATGAGCCGCTTATTAACGCGTTCTGGCACATCCTGCCGGGCCATTAACCGGCAAGGAAGAAGCGAAATGCCGGGTTATGGGTCTCATCGTGACACTCATAGCCCAGCTCATTAAGCCGGGTTTCGAAATCCGGCTCATGCTCGCCCAGCTCAAACGCCGCCAGCACGCGCCCGTAATCGGTGCCGTGGCTGCGGTAGTGGAACAGCGAGATATTCCAGTGCGTACCCAGCGTATGCAGGAATTTCAGCAATGCGCCCGGCGACTCCGGGAACTCGAAGCTGTAAAGACGCTCCTGCAACGGCTTAGACGGGCGCCCACCCACCATATAGCGCACGTGCAGCTTCGCCATCTCATCATCGGAGAGATCCACCACGCTGTAGCCGCCTTCATGCAGCAGAGCGAGGATCTCTTTGCGCTCTTCCAGCCCGCGGCTCAGGCGCACGCCGACAAAAATGCAGGCATCTTTCGCATCTGCAAAACGGTAGTTAAACTCCGTCACCGAGCGGCCGCCCAGCAGCTGGCAGAATTTGAGGAAGCTACCCTTCTCTTCGGGAATGGTGACCGCCAGCAGCGCTTCACGCTGTTCGCCCAGCTCGCAGCGCTCGGAGACATAGCGCAGGCCATGGAAATTGACGTTCGCGCCGGAGAGCACATGCGCCAGCCGCTCGCCGCGAATGTTATGTTTGGCGATATACTTTTTCATCCCCGCCAGCGCCAGCGCGCCTGACGGTTCCGCCACCGCGCGGACATCTTCAAACAGATCTTTCATTGCCGCGCAGATGGCATCGCTATCAACGGTGATGATGTCATCAAGATAAGCCTGGCAGAGCCGGAAGGTCTCATCGCCAATGCGTTTGACCGCCACGCCTTCGGCAAACAGACCCACGCGCGGCAGGTCAACCGGATAACCGGCGTCCAGTGCCGCTTTCAGGCAGGCGGAATCTTCCGCTTCAACAGCAATCACTTTGATTTGCGGCATCAGCTGTTTAATCAATACCGCGACGCCCGCCGCCAGCCCACCGCCGCCGACCGGCACAAAGATGCGATCGATATGCGCATCCTGCTGCAACAGCTCCAGCGCCAGCGTACCCTGACCGGCAATCACCATCGGGTGATCGAACGGCGGCACAAAGGTGTAGCCCTGCTGCTGCGAGAGGGCAATCGCTTTGGCCTTCGCTTCGTCAAAGTTTGCGCCATGGAGCAGCACTTCGCCGCCAAACGCGCGCACCGCATCGACTTTGATATCTGCCGTCGCGACCGGCATCACAATCAGCGATTTGATGCCGAGCCGGGTGGATGATAGCGCCACGCCCTGGGCGTGGTTGCCCGCCGAAGCGGTGATCACGCCGTGGGCTTTCTGCTCTGCGCTCAGGCCAGCAATCATCGCGTAGGCCCCGCGCAGCTTAAAGCTGTGCACCGGCTGGCGGTCTTCCCGCTTCACCAGCACAACGTTATCCAGCCGGGCAGAGATCTTCTCCATCTTCTGCAGCGGCGTGACCTGTGCCACTTCATAGACCGGCGCACGCAGCACGGCGCGCAGATACTCCGCCCCTTCGGGGGCGGCAGAGAGGGGTTGGGCGTCGGCCATCATTAACCTCCCAGTTTGGATTTGTCGCGTACTGCGCCTTTATCCGCACTGGTAGCGAGAGTAGCGTAAGCACGCAGCGCAAAGGAGACCTGACGCTCGCGGTTAACCGGGGTCCAGGCTTTATCGCCACGGGCTTCCTGCGCTTCGCGGCGGGCCGCCAGATCGCGGTCACTCAGCTGCAGCTGAATACCACGGTTCGGGATATCAATTGCGATGATGTCGCCA
It encodes the following:
- a CDS encoding MaoC/PaaZ C-terminal domain-containing protein, whose amino-acid sequence is MIRRYGAQDIERWAQFSGDRNRVHFDKAFAIKNGLKGIIVQGMLTLLDAKLLLAESLEQTSMLHFYIKKPVPIDTDIEISVKSDGERRSVAVKVGSDPQNIAITAAVLAQKPPDPPVCACPVAVNGQTIQTHLEQLRLCYPHITHQWVMFDTLLFSICFNQRKDDYFKKQAEKIAKHHPLENITTYHVANKIFIHQRLITGGELNYSHLQYLVEDKDIYIDKDSAYNTFTIHVLENDEIIFQSSIDCLTRIYDRSQES
- a CDS encoding phosphopantetheine-binding protein — translated: MSENLDHFLRSLIDKLTDYDIAELNHDTPLEALELVSLDFVTIKVEAKTVLGIDIDLNALAQSQAETYGDLIRYLQKNVFQGE
- a CDS encoding beta-ketoacyl-[acyl-carrier-protein] synthase family protein → MDAVAHHGQRVVITGYGAICSLGENSEQIWQAIRDKKSGYEIWDDPGKGVGAKFFGRVTSPLNLSRFSRKVLKNAPRFAEFGLIAADETITMAFGNEQDIFSHYDPCDCGVIFGTGWAGFDCSTINYYAYSDPHSLTASAHSCFHSMPSIGTSLITVNWKLRGYQNSPVAACATGNIAIGDAYEIIRSGKARMMIAGGGESLMQPFTVWSVDILGALSKEQQDVVKACCPFSLDRSGFILSEGAATVCLERLEDALARNATIYGEVVGYANHSDAYVNLTAPAPDLIGRVTTIQRAMAYAGLGVEDIDYINAHGTSTPMNDYNETLVLKEVFGERAQAIPVSSTKSYTGHLIAAAGGAETIFCLKSMADRMIPATINLQRPDPKCDLNYVPNNHLFGQKLDHVVNVNYGFGGANSCLVLKRFSA
- a CDS encoding class I SAM-dependent methyltransferase family protein, which gives rise to MMTQTSQMQHFVSHDNQQIPYQLFPARAQNGPAAAIVLWYRNADLKEKIAALGLPECTFFAIDFTPGTINAETPDGSSVLSLQSYYFQQFIEHITMQHGLRTQDIALMAHHECAVVIAAWMVDYAPEIRSVTLFSPRFLLRKRDLLLALLKKPKAWNTLRDLRYTSQRIFRSAFAWPTPTQLVLTQTDRRAVAGTLMTFYANLGSSAKTVLMKPDSGFGCPGQLWDRAMLAQTRAFLRLHFSQHHPVPSLFDSWQQGATWEEYERLRMPEKALLRRGYWMLANFALRVLGHCSSGIRIGLETGFDSGASLEYVYQNQPTGKGAVGRAVDRYYLNTLGWRCTRQRKHQVEALIAMAASLLAQQGQVVRLLDIAAGQGRYILDAIEKIEPPVEHLLLRDFDAANVEEGNRLLLQRGLNERARFEQGDAFSPADLATLPADRTLAVVSGFYELFSDNNLVLASLNGLANAVKKGGYLVYTTKLWNPKLALMARVLPSHQKGAFWLLRRRAQREIDQMVKRAGFAKVTQRVDGWGLFSVTLAKKVR
- a CDS encoding metal-dependent hydrolase translates to MDLKLRAVPQEVYGVMELNENFNFQWNPDPVSSLIGLGTSYVLEFFEFYGERIGDYYDEFIQGSPQKDERFAVFVTQEKRHAAAHRKLNNFITKGIAPPVREKFHPRVYDFLYGAYKEMAEPIIGGIERDKASGKKAEGAFFKEAVRSIAIFESQVCMTGLSFFENLFENGRFELVSNLSGNLGVLYLLGYHYTEEMEHCCVSIEAFETIYQEKVWTRALVDQHIHSRDLLASQVLLSTLHVARMLNQELTVEQITNSVAYQYREQMAKKYIVEGFNAREPEILARRKSLVERWDNEWEPRLLEKIAQRIRAGA
- the fabG gene encoding 3-oxoacyl-ACP reductase FabG, with protein sequence MGNKKWVLVTAGSRGIGAAIVKELVRQDYHVVFTYKNNSALAAVLMHSLNVNHEVCWCYPCDVASVESVKALSETLRKNHGTPYAIINNAGITKDALSFTMSLDDWLDVINTNLNSLFYLNHCLLNEMLMQRDGCIININSVAGLRGNVGQANYSASKSAQYGFTKTLAREVGNFNIRVNCIAPGPVKTDMLSALPEKAVSQLVKMTPLRKLGQPEDVALMVAFLLGRGGKHITGQTFVIDGGLSI